The Candidatus Zixiibacteriota bacterium genome includes a region encoding these proteins:
- a CDS encoding PQQ-binding-like beta-propeller repeat protein, producing MSQSRFVISCMVAGLLLAGCSTQFRFKKEMLARPSAWQFPRGTIDGRGALESASFSGELKKVWEARLGDKPAGPLTVQNGLLVYASSRKRVRFFDTETGENLGMIRIKGVPQTGVVMTGTQAFVGVMPPQDKILGLDLWRRKVIWSFPIKDPAPGSIIVSNRLIISSVAGRVTALALENGHKDWQVDTEGRLLGQASANDSLIFQQTDRGDLMALAVSDGRQVWRTHLDGPCAGAVAVAGLLYVGDVLGNLLALTPDSGTIVWRVNVGSPMWGSPTVAGDRVVIGHSGGDLVALDSHTGEKIWTYSTLEVVKSSPIVVGQYVVAGTMGGKLVSLRLGDGTLVSQQQLTGAVQYGPVSDGRRILVATQSGRIVCFGESNDQLSQSHH from the coding sequence ATGTCGCAATCACGATTTGTCATAAGCTGCATGGTCGCCGGACTACTCCTGGCCGGTTGTTCTACGCAATTCAGGTTCAAGAAGGAGATGCTCGCTCGTCCGTCCGCGTGGCAGTTCCCGCGCGGTACGATCGACGGACGCGGCGCGCTGGAGTCCGCCTCATTCTCCGGAGAATTGAAGAAAGTATGGGAAGCCAGGCTGGGGGACAAACCGGCGGGACCTCTGACCGTGCAGAATGGCCTGTTGGTCTACGCCAGCAGCCGCAAGCGGGTCCGATTTTTCGATACAGAAACGGGCGAGAATCTCGGGATGATACGAATCAAAGGAGTTCCTCAGACCGGGGTCGTCATGACCGGTACGCAAGCCTTTGTCGGCGTTATGCCTCCGCAGGACAAAATTCTCGGACTGGACCTGTGGCGGAGAAAAGTCATCTGGAGCTTTCCCATAAAGGACCCGGCTCCCGGGTCGATAATAGTAAGTAACCGCCTGATAATCAGTTCCGTGGCGGGCCGGGTAACCGCCCTGGCTCTCGAGAATGGCCACAAGGACTGGCAGGTGGATACCGAAGGCAGGCTGCTTGGACAGGCGTCGGCCAACGACAGCTTGATCTTCCAGCAGACTGACCGCGGTGACCTGATGGCGCTCGCGGTCTCCGATGGTCGCCAGGTGTGGCGCACTCATCTTGATGGGCCCTGTGCTGGCGCTGTAGCTGTCGCCGGATTGCTTTATGTCGGCGATGTTCTCGGCAATCTGCTGGCGCTGACACCGGATTCGGGCACGATAGTCTGGCGTGTCAACGTCGGCAGTCCCATGTGGGGCAGCCCGACTGTCGCCGGCGACCGCGTCGTGATTGGACACAGCGGCGGTGACTTGGTTGCCTTGGACAGTCACACCGGCGAGAAGATATGGACATACAGTACTCTGGAAGTCGTGAAGAGCTCGCCGATAGTGGTCGGGCAATATGTTGTGGCTGGTACGATGGGAGGGAAACTGGTGTCGCTGCGACTCGGAGATGGTACGCTGGTATCGCAACAACAGCTGACCGGCGCAGTGCAATACGGACCGGTGAGCGACGGTCGCCGTATCTTGGTGGCGACGCAGTCGGGACGAATAGTCTGTTTTGGAGAAAGCAATGACCAACTCTCCCAAAGTCATCACTGA
- a CDS encoding sigma-54 dependent transcriptional regulator: MKHILLVDDDHEVSQSLANLFDADKFNFQFLDDGTQVGSFLSEHADVDLVMLDVNLPSLSGLEVLKQIKQVNDNLPVIMISGFVSTENAIEAMREGAYEYLTKPFEIDKLITTVNKACGYSSQPKPALASERDDTVIAGFNEIVGKSPEIVEIAKLIGQVAKTDAAVLIFGESGTGKELVARAIHRNSRRKDNAFLSVNCAALPETLLESELFGHEKGAFTGAYYKRIGKFEQADSGTLFLDEIGDMSMLTQSKLLRVLQEKRFERVGGNESIKVDVRIIAATNKSLVQAMKDGSFRVDLFYRLKVVSVFIPPLRERRTDIPLLVDYFLDKFARQLATSPRQVSKKAMQLLAKAQWPGNVRELENNIHTALVMSKNELLQPEDFPSLADDSPKVELDLTTLQEDYTETFKKIVDPIMPKLISNSSGQIYHFLESALERAVISSCLKQFEGNQVKTSETLGISRNTLRDRIAKYNLY; encoded by the coding sequence ATGAAGCATATACTACTGGTCGACGACGATCACGAGGTTTCGCAGTCGCTGGCGAATCTGTTCGACGCCGATAAGTTCAACTTCCAGTTTCTCGACGACGGCACCCAGGTCGGCAGCTTCCTGTCGGAGCATGCCGATGTCGACCTGGTGATGCTGGATGTCAATCTGCCGTCGCTGTCGGGTCTGGAAGTTCTCAAGCAGATCAAACAGGTCAATGACAACTTGCCCGTTATCATGATCTCCGGATTCGTCTCCACCGAGAACGCCATCGAAGCGATGAGGGAGGGAGCTTACGAGTATCTCACGAAACCGTTTGAAATAGACAAGCTGATAACGACCGTCAACAAGGCGTGCGGCTACAGCAGCCAGCCGAAACCGGCGCTCGCTTCCGAGCGTGACGATACTGTGATCGCCGGCTTCAACGAGATCGTCGGGAAATCACCGGAGATCGTGGAGATCGCCAAGCTGATCGGACAGGTCGCCAAGACCGATGCCGCGGTGCTCATCTTTGGCGAATCGGGTACCGGCAAGGAGTTGGTGGCCCGGGCGATCCATCGCAATTCGCGGCGCAAAGACAACGCGTTCCTCTCGGTCAACTGTGCGGCGCTGCCGGAGACACTGCTTGAGTCCGAGCTGTTCGGCCACGAAAAAGGAGCCTTCACCGGCGCCTATTACAAGCGGATCGGCAAATTCGAGCAAGCGGATAGCGGCACATTGTTCCTGGATGAGATCGGCGATATGTCTATGCTCACCCAGTCGAAGCTCCTGCGGGTGTTGCAGGAGAAACGGTTCGAGCGGGTCGGTGGCAATGAATCGATCAAGGTCGATGTACGCATTATTGCGGCTACCAATAAGTCGCTGGTGCAGGCGATGAAAGATGGCTCCTTCCGCGTGGACCTGTTCTATCGTCTGAAGGTCGTGTCGGTCTTCATCCCGCCGCTCCGTGAACGCCGCACCGACATTCCGCTCCTGGTCGACTATTTCCTGGACAAGTTCGCGCGCCAACTCGCGACCAGCCCGCGTCAGGTCTCCAAAAAGGCAATGCAGCTACTGGCCAAAGCGCAGTGGCCCGGCAACGTGCGCGAATTGGAAAACAACATCCATACGGCGCTCGTGATGTCCAAGAATGAGCTCCTGCAGCCGGAGGATTTCCCGAGTCTTGCCGATGATTCGCCGAAAGTCGAACTTGACCTGACCACGCTGCAGGAAGATTACACCGAGACATTCAAGAAGATCGTCGATCCGATCATGCCCAAGCTCATTTCCAATTCCTCGGGACAGATATATCATTTCCTGGAATCCGCCCTGGAGCGCGCGGTCATTTCATCGTGCCTGAAACAGTTCGAGGGGAACCAGGTGAAGACTTCCGAGACACTCGGTATCTCACGCAACACCCTCCGGGATCGCATCGCCAAGTACAATCTGTACTAA
- a CDS encoding HAD-IIIA family hydrolase, which yields MSRHFLVIRLGSLGDVLLTSAALINLRISFPDCRITCLTKRRFAGLVAAMTGVDEVIAIDNDAGFSALFKLLQDLDNGRFTDIVDLHGNFRSWFLRQIVSASQKTVYPKRRFERWQIVRTHQYPSQWPHTIDLYNDTVTQLGGRVFCRRPVLPLHTLRPTTGDFQPSFHSSICIAPGAAHPNKQWPIARFETVARELHKRHGCRIFWVVTRVDQGKAQLASELRGESFVELVDQPIEQLATLFAQCRLVIANDSGLMHLASAVGTPVIGIFGPTHPSLGFAPRGQFDRIVQVDESCRPCSLHGKKPCWREERYCFTRIQPEQVLAAAESILTSRINTMPALFVDRDGTLTVEKHFISDPAQLELIPGAANALAVMKQRGYHLVAVSNQSGVARGYFSEADVRAVNLRLEELLQAEGVALDGIYYCPHHPRGTVPEYARFCYCRKPNPGMAEQAARELGIDLRRSLVIGDKLDDLHLGDIVGARSFLVRTGYGRKSDDRLRESGTAAHRLVFDDLPAAVQHVVDHNL from the coding sequence ATGTCTCGTCATTTCCTGGTAATACGGCTGGGGTCGCTGGGGGACGTTCTCCTGACTTCCGCAGCACTAATAAATCTGAGAATCTCCTTTCCCGATTGCCGCATCACCTGTCTTACGAAGCGCCGGTTTGCCGGTCTGGTTGCAGCCATGACCGGAGTCGACGAGGTGATCGCAATCGATAACGATGCCGGTTTTTCAGCACTTTTCAAACTGCTGCAGGACCTCGACAACGGCCGTTTCACCGATATAGTCGATCTCCACGGCAATTTCCGGTCGTGGTTTTTGCGTCAGATCGTAAGTGCGTCGCAAAAGACAGTGTATCCCAAGCGGCGATTCGAGCGATGGCAGATCGTTCGGACCCACCAGTATCCGTCGCAATGGCCGCACACCATTGACCTCTACAACGATACCGTTACCCAGCTTGGTGGGCGGGTATTCTGTCGAAGGCCGGTACTGCCGCTGCACACACTACGTCCGACTACAGGCGATTTTCAGCCATCCTTTCATTCGTCAATATGTATTGCTCCCGGCGCGGCGCATCCCAACAAGCAATGGCCGATCGCCCGATTTGAAACGGTCGCACGTGAACTACATAAGAGACATGGCTGCCGAATTTTCTGGGTGGTGACCCGTGTCGACCAGGGGAAAGCACAACTTGCTTCCGAGTTGCGAGGCGAATCATTCGTCGAACTTGTCGATCAGCCTATCGAGCAATTGGCTACTTTGTTCGCGCAATGCCGTTTGGTGATCGCCAACGACTCCGGCCTGATGCACTTGGCCTCCGCGGTCGGAACGCCGGTCATCGGCATATTCGGCCCCACGCATCCCTCGCTGGGGTTTGCACCGCGTGGTCAGTTCGATAGAATTGTCCAGGTGGACGAGTCATGCCGACCCTGCTCTCTCCACGGCAAGAAGCCCTGTTGGCGCGAAGAGCGATACTGCTTCACCCGTATACAGCCCGAACAAGTCCTTGCGGCGGCAGAGAGCATACTGACTTCACGGATCAACACGATGCCCGCGTTGTTTGTCGACCGCGACGGTACCCTGACGGTTGAGAAACACTTCATCTCCGATCCGGCGCAACTGGAACTCATCCCCGGAGCCGCAAACGCACTGGCCGTGATGAAACAGCGCGGCTATCATCTGGTAGCCGTGTCTAACCAGTCTGGTGTGGCACGCGGCTATTTCTCGGAGGCGGATGTCCGCGCCGTGAATTTACGGCTGGAAGAACTTCTGCAAGCTGAAGGGGTTGCGCTTGACGGTATTTACTACTGTCCGCACCACCCGCGAGGCACCGTGCCCGAATACGCCCGTTTCTGCTATTGCCGCAAACCGAACCCGGGTATGGCTGAGCAGGCAGCAAGAGAACTGGGGATCGACCTGCGCCGGTCGCTCGTCATCGGCGACAAGCTCGATGACCTCCATCTGGGGGACATTGTAGGTGCCCGGTCATTCCTCGTACGGACTGGCTACGGGCGGAAATCGGATGATCGCCTTCGGGAATCCGGCACCGCAGCTCATCGATTAGTGTTTGACGATCTTCCCGCCGCCGTACAACATGTTGTGGACCACAATCTATGA
- a CDS encoding exonuclease SbcCD subunit D, with protein MRLCHISDSHLGAGENHERRGRSGLTLRQEDILNSFVEAVDRIITLKPDFCIHSGDLFDKVRPLNRIMAMAGEALHKLTAEAGIPTVIILGNHDAPKQPFMGAAIDVYRQFANLHIVSGPGMEQVRIGDCAIMALPHCLTSEILKRELQRCRPNPDCRYNVLVMHGVAAGMSEFSMADLGEQELPLEVMAPFDYVALGHYHNFRQVSPRAWYAGSTERLSQAERETAKGFAEITLEPFNVEFHEVATRTMIDAAPIMAEGKRGDELAQLLKERLASVDSSDKIVRVNIEGVTAETLKTLPAGLIAELKQRSFDLNIHFQRPKETPSGQPFGRAAIGKLEAEFGEYLATVDLAGFDKERLLRKAARLLSDEE; from the coding sequence ATGAGGCTATGTCATATTTCGGACAGCCACTTGGGCGCAGGGGAGAACCACGAGCGACGAGGCCGGAGCGGCCTGACACTGCGACAGGAGGATATCCTCAACAGCTTTGTCGAAGCTGTCGACCGGATCATCACTCTCAAGCCCGACTTCTGCATCCATTCCGGCGATCTGTTTGACAAAGTGCGGCCGCTGAATCGAATCATGGCCATGGCCGGCGAGGCACTTCATAAACTGACCGCCGAGGCCGGCATCCCGACTGTTATCATACTGGGAAATCACGACGCCCCCAAACAACCGTTTATGGGTGCGGCTATTGACGTCTACCGTCAGTTTGCCAATCTGCACATCGTGTCCGGACCCGGCATGGAGCAGGTCAGGATCGGCGATTGCGCCATCATGGCGCTGCCGCATTGTCTGACTTCCGAGATTCTCAAACGTGAGCTGCAGCGCTGCCGTCCCAATCCCGACTGCCGATACAATGTACTGGTGATGCATGGCGTGGCGGCAGGCATGTCGGAGTTTTCGATGGCCGATCTGGGAGAACAGGAACTGCCGCTTGAGGTCATGGCGCCGTTCGATTATGTGGCGCTGGGGCATTATCACAACTTCAGGCAAGTGTCCCCTCGTGCCTGGTATGCCGGATCCACCGAGCGATTATCACAGGCGGAGCGGGAGACCGCCAAAGGTTTTGCCGAGATAACTCTCGAACCATTCAACGTGGAATTTCATGAGGTCGCTACTCGCACGATGATCGACGCCGCGCCGATCATGGCTGAGGGGAAGCGCGGGGATGAGCTGGCACAACTCCTGAAAGAGCGATTGGCCAGTGTAGACAGCTCGGACAAGATCGTCCGAGTGAATATCGAGGGAGTTACCGCGGAGACGCTCAAGACTTTGCCGGCCGGGCTGATCGCGGAACTCAAGCAGAGATCATTTGATCTGAATATCCACTTCCAACGCCCAAAAGAAACGCCATCAGGTCAGCCGTTTGGTCGCGCTGCGATCGGAAAGCTCGAGGCGGAGTTCGGCGAATATCTGGCTACAGTCGACTTGGCTGGTTTTGACAAGGAGCGCTTGTTACGCAAGGCGGCTCGTTTACTCAGCGACGAGGAATAG
- a CDS encoding sodium-dependent transporter, giving the protein MGKERERWGSKLGIIMAVAGSAVGLGNFLRFPTQAAENGGGAFMIPYFVALLVVGIPLMWVEWTAGRFGGGFNHSSAPGIFQSLYRKNRFIKYFGVAGIVGPFIIYMYYVYIESWCLAYAFYSLTGKLNLATAGDYVNFLHWYQGVGSTGSFSGTAPAFVFFLITFVLNIATTYFGIKGGVERLCRWALPALLIFGIVLAVRVLTLDAPVGAPPDQDSIHGLGFLWNPDFSSLSNPKVWMAAAGQIFFTLSLGMGVILTYASYLKKTDDVALSGLTAASMNEFAEVIIGGSIVIPAAFIFFGAQHIASIATSGSFNLGFVTMPQIFAGIPGGAVYGGLWFLMLFLAGVTSSVSLAQPAVAFMEDEFNWTRQKAVKIFGAAAFVLCQPAVWFLHRGVLDDLDFWGGTVVIVLGATFESVLLAWVFGIDKAWEELHHGHSMKVPGMFKYIIKYVTPTALLVMVAWWLVTEWWKVITMVGLPEANLPFVLGIRLVLLALFALLCVAVYHAWKGRKEETYY; this is encoded by the coding sequence ATGGGAAAAGAGCGAGAGCGCTGGGGATCAAAGCTTGGCATTATCATGGCGGTGGCGGGGTCAGCGGTCGGCCTCGGAAATTTCTTGCGGTTTCCCACCCAGGCCGCCGAGAATGGCGGCGGCGCGTTCATGATCCCGTACTTTGTAGCGCTGCTGGTCGTAGGCATCCCGCTCATGTGGGTCGAGTGGACCGCCGGACGGTTCGGCGGCGGATTCAACCACTCATCGGCACCGGGAATTTTCCAATCGCTTTACAGAAAGAATCGTTTCATAAAGTACTTCGGTGTGGCCGGAATCGTCGGGCCATTCATCATTTACATGTACTATGTCTACATCGAATCATGGTGTCTGGCCTACGCGTTCTATTCATTGACTGGAAAACTCAATCTGGCAACAGCCGGAGACTATGTCAATTTTCTTCACTGGTACCAGGGGGTCGGGAGCACCGGTTCGTTTTCAGGCACCGCGCCGGCGTTCGTGTTCTTTCTGATTACATTCGTGCTCAATATCGCCACGACGTATTTTGGCATTAAGGGAGGGGTTGAACGTCTGTGCCGCTGGGCTTTACCAGCCCTGCTGATTTTTGGGATCGTCCTGGCTGTCCGTGTGTTGACGTTAGACGCTCCGGTAGGCGCCCCACCCGACCAGGACTCGATCCACGGATTGGGTTTTCTCTGGAATCCGGATTTCTCTTCTCTGAGCAATCCTAAAGTCTGGATGGCTGCAGCGGGACAGATTTTCTTCACACTGTCGCTTGGCATGGGCGTGATTCTAACCTATGCAAGTTATCTGAAAAAGACCGATGACGTGGCGCTGTCTGGTCTGACGGCAGCCTCGATGAATGAATTTGCCGAGGTGATTATCGGCGGCTCGATCGTGATTCCGGCAGCGTTCATCTTTTTTGGCGCACAACATATTGCCAGCATCGCGACTTCAGGTTCGTTCAATCTCGGTTTTGTGACAATGCCACAAATTTTCGCGGGAATCCCCGGAGGTGCAGTTTACGGCGGCCTGTGGTTTCTCATGCTGTTTCTTGCCGGTGTTACGTCATCGGTCTCACTGGCACAGCCGGCGGTGGCGTTCATGGAAGACGAATTCAACTGGACCCGCCAGAAAGCGGTGAAGATCTTTGGCGCGGCAGCGTTCGTGCTCTGTCAGCCCGCCGTCTGGTTCTTGCATCGCGGCGTACTCGATGACCTGGATTTCTGGGGTGGGACTGTGGTGATCGTCCTGGGGGCAACTTTCGAATCAGTCTTACTTGCCTGGGTGTTCGGAATCGACAAAGCCTGGGAAGAGCTTCACCATGGTCATAGTATGAAAGTACCGGGGATGTTCAAGTACATCATCAAGTATGTCACCCCCACCGCGCTTCTGGTGATGGTCGCTTGGTGGCTGGTGACGGAATGGTGGAAAGTGATCACGATGGTTGGCCTGCCCGAAGCAAATCTCCCGTTCGTGCTGGGGATACGGCTGGTGCTCCTGGCGTTATTTGCTCTCTTGTGCGTGGCGGTATACCATGCATGGAAAGGGCGCAAGGAAGAGACATATTACTGA
- the amrS gene encoding AmmeMemoRadiSam system radical SAM enzyme, giving the protein MIVKAAYSEQLDDDRVTCHLCPAECRLTRGKPGICRCRFNQDGALVTDNYGELVTLAVDPIEKKPLYHFYPGSLILSTGPNCCNLGCLHCQNWSISQEKTHTTYVSPEELVNLALEHNTLGVAFTYTEPMVWFEYIMDVAPLLRQNGQKVVLVTNGYINPDPLEQLIAVTDGMNIDLKGIRREFYLRICKAKIEPVLATIRRVAASDVHLELTNLIIPGENDTEQEVRGLIDFVASLSDEIPLHFSAYHPDYQLDRPSTPTALLLQARDWAAQKLKYVYLGNIASAAGSDTHCPSCGNLLVSRTGYHAQVVGLEGTKCGNCGRESGIKR; this is encoded by the coding sequence ATGATCGTCAAGGCGGCATATTCGGAACAACTCGATGATGACAGGGTAACATGTCATCTCTGTCCGGCGGAATGTCGGTTGACACGCGGGAAGCCGGGAATATGTCGGTGCCGGTTCAATCAGGACGGCGCCCTGGTGACCGACAACTACGGCGAACTGGTGACACTGGCTGTCGACCCGATCGAAAAGAAACCGCTGTATCACTTTTATCCCGGAAGTTTGATTCTGTCCACCGGGCCGAATTGCTGCAACCTCGGCTGCCTGCATTGCCAAAACTGGTCCATCTCTCAGGAAAAGACGCACACGACATACGTGAGTCCGGAGGAACTGGTGAATCTGGCGCTGGAACATAACACCCTTGGCGTGGCGTTTACCTATACGGAGCCGATGGTCTGGTTCGAGTATATCATGGATGTTGCGCCGCTGCTTCGCCAGAACGGTCAGAAAGTTGTACTGGTGACGAACGGATACATCAATCCCGATCCGCTCGAACAACTTATTGCCGTTACCGATGGCATGAATATCGATCTGAAAGGGATTCGACGCGAATTCTATCTTCGCATCTGCAAAGCGAAGATCGAGCCGGTCCTGGCGACCATCCGCCGGGTGGCCGCAAGCGATGTCCACCTCGAACTAACCAATCTGATCATCCCGGGAGAGAATGACACCGAACAGGAGGTCCGAGGGTTGATCGATTTTGTCGCCTCGTTGTCGGATGAAATTCCGCTGCACTTTTCGGCCTACCACCCGGATTACCAGCTTGACCGACCGTCGACCCCAACCGCGCTTCTTCTGCAAGCCCGCGATTGGGCCGCCCAGAAGCTGAAGTACGTCTACCTCGGTAATATCGCCTCCGCCGCCGGTTCAGATACCCACTGCCCTTCCTGCGGAAACCTGCTCGTGTCACGGACCGGCTATCATGCTCAGGTCGTCGGACTGGAGGGGACCAAGTGCGGCAATTGCGGACGCGAAAGCGGTATCAAACGATAG
- a CDS encoding undecaprenyl-diphosphate phosphatase, giving the protein MTYFDAAVLGIVQGLTEFLPVSSSGHLVLAEALLHVKKPGVTLEVMVHLGTLVAVIIYFWKQLWRLMKALFKRTMARERALILYLIVGTIPAGLAGILLKDFFEKTFSNPVETSIELIITGLILLVPRFFRAGTGLVALPSAVVMGIGQAISILPGISRSGTTIVSGMLMKVEPALAAEFSFLLSIPAIGGAILLELNDLFEMEGQVAGQYLFAALLSFIFGLISVYWVLRSVKRGKFEYFAYYCFAAGLLGLYLFL; this is encoded by the coding sequence ATGACCTACTTTGATGCCGCCGTTCTGGGAATTGTGCAGGGACTAACCGAGTTCCTTCCGGTCTCGTCGTCCGGTCACTTGGTGCTTGCCGAGGCGCTCTTACATGTCAAAAAACCGGGTGTCACCCTTGAGGTGATGGTCCACTTGGGTACACTTGTCGCGGTCATTATTTATTTTTGGAAACAACTTTGGCGGCTGATGAAGGCACTGTTCAAACGGACCATGGCCCGCGAGCGGGCCTTGATTCTGTACTTGATTGTCGGCACTATTCCGGCAGGCTTGGCGGGCATTCTCCTTAAGGACTTCTTTGAAAAGACATTCTCAAACCCGGTGGAAACATCGATTGAGCTGATCATCACCGGGTTGATTCTTCTGGTGCCGCGCTTCTTTCGAGCGGGCACTGGGCTAGTCGCACTCCCGTCGGCCGTTGTCATGGGAATCGGACAAGCGATCTCCATCCTCCCCGGGATATCCCGTTCCGGTACGACTATCGTATCGGGAATGCTTATGAAAGTGGAACCGGCGCTGGCGGCGGAGTTTTCCTTTCTTCTCTCTATACCGGCTATCGGTGGAGCGATTCTGTTAGAACTGAACGATCTGTTCGAAATGGAGGGTCAGGTCGCAGGGCAGTATCTCTTCGCTGCCCTCCTGTCCTTCATCTTCGGCCTCATCTCCGTTTACTGGGTGTTGAGGTCTGTGAAACGGGGCAAGTTCGAGTACTTCGCCTACTATTGTTTTGCCGCCGGCCTGCTGGGGCTGTATCTTTTTCTGTAG